The Hemicordylus capensis ecotype Gifberg chromosome 11, rHemCap1.1.pri, whole genome shotgun sequence genome includes the window GACTCAACATTTCCATGGTTCTTGGTTTCCTGTTAACCAAATATTATTTTGCTGTACACTAAACAATAATGTACAGTGCACAAAGCACAAACGCACCACAAATTACACAACTCCAAAAACACTGAAACGTCTGAGTTTTCAGTTACATTTCAACTGGAGCAAAAGTGAAAGGCTATGGATGTAAGCCTCGATCACCCCATGGTTGAGTCTAGCATTGCAGATGTGATGGGTATCACAATCCCAGGAATTTCCTTAACAAGCATGTACTAGTTAGTACATGCTTAACAAGCATGTACTTGTTAAGAGTCTGGCATTTAAGTATTTATGCAACATATCAATAGCTAAAGGAGGGAAACTTAAGTAACATAAAATAATCATACTTTAGTAGGAACTACATAAACTTTCATGCAGCAAAGGATCAATTTCTCACAAATACGATTGCACtaaaacatgtttgtttgtttgtttgtttgttatctcaAAAGAGATTTAAATTGTTGAGATTTAAATCATTTATTTAGAAGAATGAAAAACATTCCCCTTTTACAGGACTTTGACTATTAGAAACAAATGGGCAGGTAATCAAGAAATGTATTGGGTGTGATTAACTGATTTTGTGCAGATTTCCTCTGCCCAGTTGCATCTCTATCAAACCTTTGGCTGATATAATTGTGTAAGATTACACCTGGATTATGAACCACCTGTGATTTGTGTAATCTGCAAATAGGACTGCAAACAGGAAATGCTAATAAAGCAGTTCTTTCCCCTATACATAAAAACAGCTTTGTCATAGCGACTGTCAAAACAAGGCAGTAGACTAAGATGAAAGAGCAAGTAAACAAATACTTTCTGGgaaattttcttcctctttcattgCCACCAGCTAAAATGCATAGTTAGGAACCCAACAATTGCTAACCCTACCTTGTAGTACCAGGAGAAAGTGAAATCAGAATCAATTTTATCACCAAAAATCTGCCTCTCCAAATACTGTTAGAAACCTATCCAGGATAATATTAGGATTATTTGGATATCTGGCAACCTCATCTGATCCAtatttactcataagtaagtcccactgagttcaatgaggcATCACCAAGTCAGGATGTATAAGACTGCAGCTTAAGTTTTGTACTTTTCTAACATGACATTCTGATTTTCTTCTAAATGTCATATAATTCCCTGAGTTTATAATGCATTTTGTGAAGATATCCCAATGTTTCTATATGTAACCCACTGTTATAAATTAAATTTCAACACATGAAAATGTTACTAGTGATTATTAATTAATGTTAAACTTTCAAGATGGTTTTATTTGGAATATGCTATTTAATAGTACAAGCACCTAGTATTTACATTCAGTAAATACTACTATGGCAAATTAAGATGGGAGAAATTCCTGAATttagttttatattgtgattATTAATTAAATAGTCCtcatttaattaataattaaattaataatgCGAGGAAGCATTATGTTCCTGATCTTGTTACAGAAGGTATGTTGACGAGGGTCATAGAAAAAAGTGGATATTTGGGGGCAGAACTGCACTCTACAGCTCTCAAATACTGCATCTTCTGCTAAACAGCCTCAAGGTTCCCAACATCCCATCCACAACACATCCTTTTTTGGGTTACATATCATGTAAGGGGAAGAATCTAGACCTTTTAAAAACTTCAGCTGCAATCTGACATGTTTCACACTAGTGATTAAATGCCATTGCACTCAacaggacttatttctgagtaaacatgcttagggttgtgCTATAATCACTTTATatcatatgagagagagagagagagagagagagagagagagagagagaaaatatgcatgtgtgtgcaatGAAACAGGAATTTAAGTAATGCTAACTTCTGTCAACACTTGTATGTATGGCAGCGTCTTGATAAATGAATACTCCACAGGAAGCAGTATTCTTATAAGCAGTGTTCTTATGCAAAGCAATTCAATGTCGTTCTGTTAGAAAGCTGATGGGAGTAAATTATACTTCTGTGAACAAAAAATGGCTTCGTTTCAGTGCAATGTGAAACTTGAGCATCATTCAAAATGAACCCATGTGTTCTGTATCAAAATGGTGGGACAGAATTAGATTAGAATTAGATGCTACATGTAGGCAACAGGTTGGAATCAGTACAAGCTATATAATGCACCATATAAGTGCATGTCGTTAGGAATGTCTGGGAGGTTTCCTCTTATGAGGCTGAGACAGGTACCTCTGGTATAATGACGTTTTGCTTCCATCTGCAGAGACTCTTCAACTCTCCCCAGTGGATGCAGTCCTGGTTCCTCAGCTGCACCAATAGAGAAGTATATGGTTATGGGTTGTATTACTTGCATTTTTTGCCCATTCACTGTCTACAGCGAAGAGGGTGCCTGTGTTGGAAAGATGGGCAGCAAGGGTGCAGCCCTCAGCAAAACTTTGCACATTTCTGTTTGAAGGGTTACTTTTATACTGCCTACTCAAAAGCAATTCTGAGTCTGTTCCCTGTAAAAAACATGAATGGGATTTTTCTGCTTCTCCAATTTTCTGGGCAGCCACAGCATTACAGGAACAAGGCAAAGGGAAGAAGTAAAATAACAATGGGGTACATATAGCTGGtaaagcaaccagcctcagaattgataaggaagacattgaagtggtggagagcttctgccttttaggatcgaccatcaacagtaaaggatccagcagtcaagaaatacgccgcagactagcacttggtagggttgcaatgaaggtcttggaaaggatatttagatgccgtgacgtgtctacacctacaaagattagaatcattcagactatggttttccctgtgatactctatggatgcgaaagcttgaccttgaagaagcaagacagaaaaagcattgaggcttttgaacttggtgctggagaagacttttgaggatgacaatgaacagccaggaaaacaaaccaatggatcatagaacagatcaatccagaattttcacttgaggcacaaaggaccaggctcaaactctcatacttcggacacattatgcgaagacccagctcccttgagaagtctataatgctggggaaagttgaaggaaagagaagaagaggacgaccagcagcaaggtagatggactcgatgacggcagcagtgaatgcaccactgagagaccttaaaggccaagctgaagacagatcatcctggagagaatctatctatgtgatcactaagaattgacaccaacctgatggcacgtaatcaatcaatctatctatctatctatctatctatcacctatAGCTGATGTTTTGCCCTCATTCAATTGActtccaatggacctgcagtacAATTGGTACCATGGAAAGATAAAACTAGCAAACGATAGTTGAGAGGCCCCACTCAGTCCTGGCTTTCCTGAAAATGGGATTGAAGATACATTCTGAACATGCACATCAGCTTTAATTCCAACATGTCAGTTTCCAACACATACATCTCATAACAACTTGAATGTTTGGGAAAGCGGAATAGAAATGTCTGAGTAAAGAATAGGttagcacattaataaaaacaatatattgTACATTTTGTAAACAGATGTGGGGTGAGATGGACTGAATCTTTTAGAATGTGTTCTTTTAGAGAATTATGTTGTAAACCTACATATCGTATTTGTTATCTTTCAAGCTACGTAATCTGATATAACATTGCAGAGTCTGTTACATATTTTCTTGCCTCCTTGAGAACAGGTGTATGTTTGGTGTTGGGGTCTGGTGGTGTTTCGAACTTGAAATATAAAATAGTGCCCTGGGCTAAATTTGGGCAGGACCAGGAATCCTCCTTTCCGAGGCTGACTTAATCTTGCACAGCACCAATTCTGAGGCCTTAAATGCAGGATTTCCCAGTTCCAAGCAACTACCTTCTTCTTGCTTGTTGCCTCCCAGCTTAGCAAAGCCTTATCACAAcccccttctcccaccccacAGTATCATGATCCCTGTCCCAATGCCATAATAGCTCCAATAGTTCCTAATGATGTCCGTTTCTGCTTTGTTGGTCAGGAAGGAAGGCCTTGCTCTTTTGTCCTTCCAGAAGCACCCTTTTGTAGACAGAGTGACCTTTATAGAAAAGTGCATATTTCTGCTTCTCCTGTCTTTGACTTCTCATGTACTTTCCCCAAACTAACAGCTTCTTATGCCCTATTCATACAGTAGGTGTAACAGTTGTACAATCGGCCTAGATccttacacaggtacagatcggCACGCAGTTACAGTCATTCGTATGTtatactgaatgcaggtacagccgaACAGTTCTTAGATCTATATCATGCATTCTAGGGGCCAGGTttattcattcacacaaaacatgtacctgtgtacagacatctggatGAGAGCacaacctaatgtctgaataggacttcagTGTTTTGCTCAACTGTTTCCCCTCAGGATGCAAAAGTGGTTTAGTGAGGGTAATTAGAAAGATGGCTGGAGGGGAAAGGGTTGAGCAGCCCTTTTCTTTCACAAACGATCCTGCCACTGTGCTGGTCTCAAATAATATGCTTGGGGACTGCAGACCCAATGGGTGGCACATTCTGGCCTCTTGCCATTGAAGTAAGGGCTTCCAGGAGGTTGACCTGCCTCTTTTCCTGAAAGGATtttgctgagtaaaaaggcacctttaaaaatagtgaATTTCCCTTGCAATGCAGGAGTCGTCGAAACCATTGAACATGTATTATATTGTTTATTTTACCATGACTCACAAAGTGAATTGCTACTCCCTTTATTACACAAATATCCAGGGCAATCAGATGACTTCCTTGGTTACTGTCAGATCAATATAGAGGAGTCACTTGTGAAGTCACTAAgttctgtgctgctgcatgtAAGTCACAAAAGTGATTAGTTATGGACACTCATGATAAAAAATAGACAAGATTTCAGTAGTTTTATCTTATGTGTACTAGCTCATGTAATGTACTCTTTGTTTTAAATACGATATTCTGTATTCTGCATCAAACTGGTCACTGTCCGCAATAAAGTTATCATCACCTTCTATTTAtaacggggagagcaactggtcccatccaaccccagcaaagcattccttcaatggctgatgctagtgttaccttgcatttctttttaaataatgagccctttggggaggggagcatcttcttctttatttttctttgaaaaccgccgtgaaacgtttgttgaaaatcGGTCTGTAAATGTTTGTAGTATTAGAGAATAGCAAGCGGGTGAGAGACCGTGCACACAccgctgtgccagcatgcaaagtagctggctcggtagctagctggTTGCCCTACCTTGAGCAGGGatagctgctaactgagtaaagtaaGGTATtgtgccactgtgcgaaacaggatgctggactaaatgagtcttgggcctgattcagcagggctgtccttatgttccaagtaaagttagctaactgctgagtaaagttagctaacttctcactgccgccgccaccagcacctgaaggaagcaagctgcacctgccgggcccacctattcatgctcctgcatcacgtggctctgcaacctgccactgaagcagaacctcccatCCATCCCTGTTGGATGGATGTCAGTAGGAAgggaagctgctcatgagagcaagaTGTTCTGagcgaacaaaatgttccagcgggctccccagaactttggacaacacaacacatgcaaaataggttgtttggtcccccaaaatagtctctcttCCTCCTAATGAGAAAAAAAAAGTCAggtggtcccccaaatagttgcatgtcctctataaaagtccttAGTTGGGAATCCTACAACTTCCTTCTACAAACGTCACTGCTGGGCTATGTGTGAATCAATGCACCTGGCTCCCCACTGCAGCCCGAAAGATTAAAGGGCCGATCTTGGGGCCAGAAGAGAAAAATTGGCCAGCTTTGCCAGGGAAGTGACATTGGTTTGGGACCTCTTGCTGCGCTGCTGATACTTCCAGGGACTTTTCACTGGCATTTGCTAGGTACACTGCTTTTGAgacccttttttgttgttgaagagtcgacaccgacttgacggcacttcatccatccatccatccttccaTTATTTGCTGTGGTGCAGACTTTTATTTGTAAGTTGCCTTGACTATGACTCACCagagaaaggcagggtataaatgcctatataaataaatgtgcatgtgAGACACACCTCTGTTGTGTAAGGcctagttgtttgtttttttaatcagtaGCATGTTAAGGAAAAAAAGGTCATTCATTCAATaagataaaatgttttaaaagcaaatataTTATTCCATTGCGTGGGACAAAGTTATCTGGAAGAAGCAAAGCCCTTAATAAGGGAGACTTGTTGCTATTTGATCTCCTCAAAATAAATGGTCTTAAAAGGGCTGGAAAGTAGTTATCCTATTTATCTTATTTGGGATCAGCTGCTGCTCCCCTTGCTTAGTGTTTCCCGAGAAATCCCCCTTCCtgttttgttccccccccccattctcttcATGTAAAATCatgttctcccccccacacacacaccttcctgaGGTAAAATTTCCTTAGgaaatctccccatctctgacattttaaaaaaatctgtaaagacacatctgttcacccaggcttttaattaaacactgttttaatagttttaacattgttttaaaagacTGTTTTAGAATtctaattgttgtaatgttttatctTTTTGCTGTCACttattttaaccagtgttttaattttGTCCTCATTTATTTGCTTTAACTAAaaacaacttttctgttgttgttttgctgtaaagtgcccagagacctatgtttggggcaatataaaaataggttcaatcaatcaatcaatcaaatcaagtCAAATTTCCCTCAGCTTTCCGAAATTGCGGGCAATCGGGGGCCATACCACATTTGAAATGTGGCtattttattacattattattactataaatgcaaaataacaacaacaacacttttactatattgttattattgttgttcttATGAGCGTTTATATATGGGTGCTTGCTGCTGCTACGAGAGGGCGTCTCCGCTCCTGGAGCAACCCCGCTCTCCTGGGGAGAGCAACCCCGACTGGGAGCCTGAGGGGCGTGGCCGCGGCACTACAGGTAAGGAGGACCCGCCTCCCGCCTGGGCCCGCCCCCTATTAtcttcacacacagacacacacaccccgccgccactCAGCGCGCGCTCGAAACCGGCGGCCGTTGGGACGCCTCGCTTTTGCACACCGCTCCCCTCCAACGGTCGCCCGCGCGCTGACGAGTTGTTTACTTCCTCGGCCGCTCCAcccccactccacctcccctcGGCCCTCCCGCCCCGCGATTGGCTGTCCCTTCAGCCAATCGGAGCACCCTGGCAGGTCGTCCAACCTGGTCAGGGGTGTGGGCGTGGGGAGAGGTGAGACGTTTCCCTTTAAAAACGAAGACGGGGGGGGCGGAGGCGGGATGGAAAACATGTCGAGGGGAATGAAAACACCCCAACCTGTCTTACCGCACTGATTGGCCAGCAGATAGGCCCCGCGAGCGCCGATTGGCAAGCCGGCCTGCTGCTCATAGCCATTCCCCGTCCTTTCTCTGTATGCGTgtgccttctcccacccaccgCTTTACTCACTCACGCACGTACGGAAGGCTCCCGCCTCGGCCTCGCGTATCTCTTTGTGTGTGAGGTTGTGATTGGACGGCGACcaagcccctcccccccgctcaCCCCccctcctctcacacacacagacgaCGTCCCGCTCCCCGTCGAGAAGTTTTAATTACCTCCGCGGCGCATTGGTTGAGCCCGCCGCCTGTCCGGCGGAGGGAAGCGCAGAGGGCCCGCCCCTCTAGCCCGGGACGGCCGCGGATTGGGCCACCTGGGCAGCGGCCTTCTCCTCCCATTGGCCGGCGGGCTCCTCCATTCTCAGAACTTTGCTCTTCGCGCACCGCCCCAcgctccccctcctccccgcccgcAGGGTCACGTGATGTTTTCGCCGTGGTGCCGCCGCGGCTGCCTGTGTGAGTGAGGGAGAGCGAGCCAggcagaggaggcggcggcagagagCGAGGGCTCGGCGCGTCCGGACCgcccgtctgtctgtctgtctgcgcGTCGCTCCCTCGTTCGGTCTGGGCTGCGTCTGGAGCCCGTTGGACAGCCCGGCTCCCCCCTACAGAGAAGtcccggcagcggcggcggcgcggAGAACCCTGCGGCCACTCATGTCCAGCCGGGCCTGGGAGCCGCTTCGCCTGTGAGGGCGGCTTCGGCACCCCCCGCCGGCCCCACGCAGCGCCTCGGACCCTGCTCCGGCAGCCCCTCAAGATGGCGAGCGAGATGCTTGGCCCCAGCGGCGGGGAAGGCGGCTGCcttgttttggagggaaaggacgAGGCTGCGGGCGGCGCAGGGGGCTCCAGCCAGGGGGCCAGTGCCAGCAAGCTGGGGGCCCCTGCCCTCGCCGAGGAGGACCCGGAGCTGGTGGAGAgcgccccctgcccgccccctgcTCACCACTTGATGCTCCTGCTGAGGAGGTCCCCTAGCACCTCCCTCTGCCTGGTGCAAGAAGAAGATGCCCTCCTTCCTGGGGGCagccctgctgccgctgccaccaccacggcTGCTGGGCGAGGCGGCCCCAGCTCGGTAGGGCGAGGTGGGCCCCCAGGGCCCTCCCCCCGGGGAGCGCCCACCCTACCGGGGAGTACAGCCATGGGGGATGATGTGAAGAAGTGTGGCTACCTAAGGAAGCAGAAGCATGGCCACAAGCGCTACTTTGTGCTGCGGGAGGAGAGTCACCTGGCCCCGGCCAGGCTGGAGTACTATGACAGTGAGAAGAAATTCAAGAGCAGCTTGAGGGCGACGGCGACTGGTGGGAAtgttgctctctgctgcccccctcccaagCGGGTCATCCCCCTCTACCAGTGCTTCACGGTCAGCCGGAGAGCAGATGCCAAGCACAAGCACATCATCGCTCTGTATACCAAGGATGAGTATTTTGCCATGGTTGCCGAGAACGAGGCTGAGCAGGAGAGCTGGTACCAGGCAATCACTGAGCTCATGAGTCAAAGCAAGAGGGGGTTCTTGGAGCAGGACGACCAGGCTGATCAACAACTGGATGACGATGACGAGCATTATGGGGCTGCTCTTCGGCCCGGGACTGTGTTCAAGGAAGTTTGGCAGGTCAATGTAAAGCCCAAGGGACTGGGGCAGACCAAGAATTTGACTGGGGTGTATAGGTTGTGCCTCTCTAGCAAGGCAATCCATCTTGTCAAACTGAATACTGAGGTTCCCTCTGTCCACTTACAGTTAATGAACATCCGCCGATGTGGGCACTCAGAAAACTTCTTTTTCATTGAGGTGGGCAGGTCTGCTTCCATTGGTCCAGGTGAGCTGTGGATGCAAGTTGATGATTCAGTGGTTGCCCAGAACATGCATGAAACCTTTCTAGAAACCATGAAAGCTTTGAAAGCCTTCTCTGAGTTCAGACCTCGCAGCAAGAGCCAGTCTTCTAGTGGCGGTGGTAGCAGCACCAACCCAATTTCCTTCATCACTACCAGAAGGCACCTAGGAAACCTACCACCTAGTCAGACTGGCTTACAGAGAAGATCCAGAACTGAAAGTGTTACTGGGGGGACCCCACCAACCTCCAAGAGTAGTAGTGCTTATCGCTTCAGAACTTCTAGTGAAGGGGAGGGAACAATGACCAGACCTTTTAGGTCAGTGACTGGAAGCCTGATTCATCTGAATACTGCAAGGATGAATTTGGGGCGACAAGAAGGGAGTGGGCGATACGTTAGAGCAGCGTTTAGCTCTTCTTATCACACCAGGTCTGCCTCTCTGCCAGTATCTCATTTCCCTTCCACTACTAGCCCCATCAGTGTTTCTTCAAGTAGTGGCCATGGATCTGCTTCAGATACTCTTGTAAGGCCTTCTAGTTCATCGGTCTGTGGGTCCCCAAGCGATGGTGGCTTTATATCTTCCGATGAATATGGTTCTAGCCCTGGAGACTTCAGGTACTTTCGTGTGAGAAGTAACACCCCAGATTCCTTGGGCAATACACCACCAATCAGAGAGGAAAATTGTTTGAATGAATACATGTCTATGAGCAAACAGCAAATGGATCATAATAGTTCAAGAGATGAttaccgggaggctgaaaaatgTTTCAGAAAAAGAACTTACTCTTTAACTAAACCTGCTTCTGGACCAGCACAGCAGAAAACAACCCAAACTGCAGCTGCTTTAGATGAGTATTCTGCAGGAAGCCACGGACACTTGCCTTGTTCTGAATCGCCAAAATTTAAAGATAACCCTGAACCTGAATATGCAGAGGCTGCTCTTGATTCTGTATGTAATCAAAGCAGGAACAAAGGTAGAGATGATGGATACATGCCAATGATGCCAGGAGTTGCATCCTCTCTTTCAAACAATGATGATTATCTGCCAATGACTCCTAAAAATGTGTCTGTTCCAAAACAGATAAACAGCTCTTGGTCGTCATCTCAGGCTGACTCCAGAGGATATATGATGATGTTTCCTAGGGCTGTCTCTTCACCTGTACGAAGTCCTTTAACTGGATTTAATTCTAGAAGTGGAAATGAAAAATTGGCCAATAATGAATATATGGATATGTCACCTGGAAATTCATCTGCTCCAAAGCCACCCGGTGATTCAAATTATATGCATACCAATACTGGTTCCAAAAATTTTGGCTCATACTTTTCTCTCCCCCGAAGTTTTAAGACTCTGACAGGGCAAAATGGTGAACACAATGAATATGTTCCAATGTCATCACCTGGAAAACTACTATATGGTGAATCTGAGAATGGTAAAAATGTCAGCAATGAAGTTTTGGCCAATGGCCTCTCCAAGACATCTCTTCTAAAAGCTTCAGATGAAGGCCTTTCACAGAACAGGGTTACGAGGCCAACAAGGCTTCCACTAGGTACCAGAGGTAGCAACACTATCCCAAGAATGTATGATCGTACAATTCCACTTGAGCCATCTAGCCCTGGtgaatatataaatattgattTCGGTGAAAAAGCAAGTAATACACCATATTCTTTATCTGCAGAGGGATCACCCTCCTCTCTTGGCTCTAGCAGTGACCATAGGCAGTCGCCACTTTCTGACTACATGAGTGTTGATCTTGATGTTCAGTCACCGAAAGCAGCAAAAGATCTATCCAACTCTTTAACAGATATTTCTATTTATTCAAGTTCGAGTATCCCAAGAAACCCACCTGATGCTGATTATGCCAGACTCTCATTTCGTACGGcttgtgtgagcacagcaagtgGTAGGATTGATGACTACACTGAGATGACCTTCAACATGGCAGCAACACCACCTGGACCCTTTAGCACAGAAAGCAAAAATGGCGTAAAGATTGATAGTCCTCCTTCCATAGTAAATCGGCTCTGCATTGTTGACCAATATGCGGGTAGCAGTGACTTCTCTGTTCCTAGTCCTGATCCTCCAGTAGTACCTAAAGTTATTCGTGCTGACCCACAAGGAAGGAGGCGGCATAGCTCTGAAACATTTTCTTCTGCTGGCACTgttaccacctcctcctccttctttacTGACAGTAGTAAACGGCACAGCTCTGCCTCTTTTGATAATGTGTGGCTGAAACCCGAAGAACACATTTCAGATGGCCATGAAAGCAAGATGTCCAGAGATACTTCAActggatttcaaaatggcttaaacTATATAGCTCTTAATTTACGAGAGAATTCTCTAAACTGTGAGGAAAGCCCTAGTACACCGAACTGCCACCTCCCAAATGGTACTTTGAATCTGGAAAGCGGAGTGTATGTAAGCATAGACTTTAGCAGATCTGATGGTTTGAAGTGCAACTCTGCAACAAAAGGTttgtaggtttttttttaaaaaaaacgccTATACAACTTTAATGCATGCATAATTTCAACACATTGTCTTGGATCACAGGTTTATCAAAATGCTGCAGTTTCCGTTTTGTGCAGGGCTACAGggctttggccctctagctgttgttggccaCAGCTTtcattatccccagtcacagtggccaaaatTCATGGATGATGTTGGCCTACAGGTGGTGTTGGCCTTGCTTATATAGTGCAGCCACCCAATTAAACGAATGCACTAcattagggctgcacaacttttgtcctcctgctgttgttggccTTGATTGTGCATTGGTTTAATTGGGTGGCTGCACTATATAAGTAATGCTGAACTATTACAGTCCAGATCCAAGAACTTGGTTACAGGTAACTCACTACTCTAAATCTGGATATTTGGCATGATAATTGTATTTGTCAGCTTGCCATTGGGGATACAGTAATTGGGCTATTTATAAAATAGTAGCAATAGTTTGGAAGTAATATTAGCACTTGCACGTGATTACCTACTTTTGGGTCAGTGTCTCAAAGGAAGTATCTAGCCCTGTTTTCCCAGCCAACCTTCTGAAGCTGACTACACTAGGTTTCACGAAAGGACTGGGTTTTGTCCTGATGCATAGTTTCAGTATCTTCAGCAAAAATCTCACCCCTTGGGGAATGAAACCTACTATTCTTACTTCCACAGTCACAATTTCTCTGCTCTCTCCTTTAGTGTAGAGTTCTGTTTACAGCTACATCAAAACTTTATGTTGCTTGATATGAGAGATCCAGAATGATTGGATACATTCTATTAAAATGACAGTTTTAtatcacttttaaaaacataagtAACTGATATGTGTTATCTCAGACTATATCTGCATAACTTTGTCTGGTTTTATACTGGACCAGTTGCCATGGGTTTTCTCCAAAGATTTCTGGGGTCTGAAGTTCTCTGAAGAGATTTCAAAATGTCATGGCATACGACTCCACACTCCCTGCCCCAATTCCAAGGATTTGGGTGGGAGAGTGTTCAGCCATTATAAACTGGCATATGTTTCTTTTGTAGATCCTACTTGGAAGGTGTAAACTGCTTTCTCCTTTGTCTTGCAAGTTAAAAGAATGATTTTGAGAACCGCTAGTTTAGCTTCAGTTGCACAAAGGTGACCTCAACTGATTTCTGATTTCAACTACTACTGATACTATAGCACTAGGCCCACAAGTTTTGAGAAGGTTTTTAGTGTTCTCATGGCCATGAACTTTGTAGAACACTTCTCACTAGCATATTCTATTGTTGTATCTCTTTTAAAAGCTCAACATTTGTATTAAATCCTTTCTCCTAAAACTTAGCCACATGTCTTTGGAAACATAACAGTAGCccatttttcatttctgtgcttTATAGAGGATAAGTGATCATCTGTGCTCCACTGTAAATCTTCTTATTCTAATTACAGTTTGAGTGAAAACAAAATGTTTGGTCCTTATTGATTGTTAGTACTTGCTCACTTTTTGTATAAATACAGTAGTGTTTAAAAACACCCCAAGTACCAATATAAGAGTAATTGGTGTGCTGCTCTTGTCATTTGAAAATAATTATTCCTTTTCTGCATTATACATTGACGTGCAAAAATTTTACTAGACTCTGATAAGCTGGTTGAGGTGCTAAATCAGAACTTTTAGATCCCTGATTCAACCTTAACTCATTCTGAATTTATTCACAGGCTTTAAGGGATTGCATGAGCTCAAGTCCTTTATAGTCTAATTTTGGAAAATATTACATGTAAGATGAGTCAATGTGTAGGCATTGCTTGGGGTTTTGTAATGTATGTGGCTTACTGTTGTACATGTTTTTGGAGCAGGGGTGGGATCTGGCTACATCCAAGtgt containing:
- the IRS4 gene encoding insulin receptor substrate 4 is translated as MASEMLGPSGGEGGCLVLEGKDEAAGGAGGSSQGASASKLGAPALAEEDPELVESAPCPPPAHHLMLLLRRSPSTSLCLVQEEDALLPGGSPAAAATTTAAGRGGPSSVGRGGPPGPSPRGAPTLPGSTAMGDDVKKCGYLRKQKHGHKRYFVLREESHLAPARLEYYDSEKKFKSSLRATATGGNVALCCPPPKRVIPLYQCFTVSRRADAKHKHIIALYTKDEYFAMVAENEAEQESWYQAITELMSQSKRGFLEQDDQADQQLDDDDEHYGAALRPGTVFKEVWQVNVKPKGLGQTKNLTGVYRLCLSSKAIHLVKLNTEVPSVHLQLMNIRRCGHSENFFFIEVGRSASIGPGELWMQVDDSVVAQNMHETFLETMKALKAFSEFRPRSKSQSSSGGGSSTNPISFITTRRHLGNLPPSQTGLQRRSRTESVTGGTPPTSKSSSAYRFRTSSEGEGTMTRPFRSVTGSLIHLNTARMNLGRQEGSGRYVRAAFSSSYHTRSASLPVSHFPSTTSPISVSSSSGHGSASDTLVRPSSSSVCGSPSDGGFISSDEYGSSPGDFRYFRVRSNTPDSLGNTPPIREENCLNEYMSMSKQQMDHNSSRDDYREAEKCFRKRTYSLTKPASGPAQQKTTQTAAALDEYSAGSHGHLPCSESPKFKDNPEPEYAEAALDSVCNQSRNKGRDDGYMPMMPGVASSLSNNDDYLPMTPKNVSVPKQINSSWSSSQADSRGYMMMFPRAVSSPVRSPLTGFNSRSGNEKLANNEYMDMSPGNSSAPKPPGDSNYMHTNTGSKNFGSYFSLPRSFKTLTGQNGEHNEYVPMSSPGKLLYGESENGKNVSNEVLANGLSKTSLLKASDEGLSQNRVTRPTRLPLGTRGSNTIPRMYDRTIPLEPSSPGEYINIDFGEKASNTPYSLSAEGSPSSLGSSSDHRQSPLSDYMSVDLDVQSPKAAKDLSNSLTDISIYSSSSIPRNPPDADYARLSFRTACVSTASGRIDDYTEMTFNMAATPPGPFSTESKNGVKIDSPPSIVNRLCIVDQYAGSSDFSVPSPDPPVVPKVIRADPQGRRRHSSETFSSAGTVTTSSSFFTDSSKRHSSASFDNVWLKPEEHISDGHESKMSRDTSTGFQNGLNYIALNLRENSLNCEESPSTPNCHLPNGTLNLESGVYVSIDFSRSDGLKCNSATKD